In Streptomyces sp. NBC_01717, one DNA window encodes the following:
- a CDS encoding TnsA-like heteromeric transposase endonuclease subunit, translating into MANIPLVRGQKRYSGIYRAATTNDHVIYESRLELARLLFADFDPSVRHIVAQPFLLRADLDGKVRKHIPDYLLITGQGPVVVDVKPLHRVSKPEVAFTFDWTRRTVECVGSRG; encoded by the coding sequence TTGGCGAACATTCCGCTGGTTAGGGGGCAGAAGCGCTACTCGGGTATCTATCGGGCGGCGACGACGAACGACCACGTGATCTACGAGTCGCGGCTGGAGTTGGCGCGTCTCCTCTTCGCCGATTTCGATCCTTCCGTACGCCACATCGTGGCCCAGCCGTTCTTGCTGAGAGCGGATCTGGACGGGAAGGTGCGCAAGCACATCCCGGACTACTTGCTGATCACCGGGCAGGGGCCCGTAGTGGTGGACGTCAAGCCTCTGCACCGTGTCTCCAAGCCCGAGGTGGCCTTCACCTTCGACTGGACTCGCAGGACGGTGGAGTGTGTCGGGTCTCGCGGCTGA
- a CDS encoding OmpA family protein, with translation MTYIRTRRRPTHAAGIAIAAAVLMAGTSVFGASTAQADDGPSVPPGTEASATPPVEVDGNDPDLKMAEGGTLAPAKVLDIIQVVEDMGGEERREDSNASIKFALQAEVLFGKDSAKLSSAAKSRIAAVAAEIKKQNATKVRVFGFTDNLGSSAHGDVLSKQRADAVHSVLAQSLDSNVTFEIRGYGEQYPIASNADEEGRKKNRRVEVSFPRGSAS, from the coding sequence ATGACATACATCCGCACACGGCGTAGGCCAACGCATGCGGCAGGCATCGCCATCGCTGCCGCGGTACTGATGGCCGGCACGTCCGTCTTCGGTGCTTCGACAGCACAGGCCGATGACGGACCGAGCGTGCCACCGGGGACTGAGGCATCCGCGACGCCCCCGGTCGAGGTGGACGGCAACGATCCCGACCTCAAGATGGCCGAGGGCGGGACTCTCGCTCCCGCCAAGGTCCTCGACATCATCCAGGTCGTCGAGGACATGGGCGGCGAGGAGCGTCGCGAGGACAGCAACGCGAGCATCAAGTTCGCGCTCCAGGCCGAGGTCCTCTTCGGCAAGGACAGCGCGAAGCTGAGCTCGGCGGCCAAGTCCCGTATCGCGGCCGTCGCTGCCGAGATCAAGAAGCAGAACGCCACGAAGGTGCGCGTCTTCGGCTTCACCGACAATCTCGGTTCCTCCGCACACGGTGACGTGCTGTCCAAGCAGCGTGCCGACGCGGTGCATTCGGTGCTGGCCCAGTCGCTCGACTCGAACGTCACCTTCGAGATCCGTGGGTACGGCGAGCAGTACCCGATCGCCAGCAACGCCGACGAAGAAGGCCGGAAGAAGAACCGGCGCGTGGAGGTCTCCTTCCCGCGCGGCAGTGCTTCCTGA
- a CDS encoding pilus assembly protein TadG-related protein, with translation MLARNRSDAGQAFPIYVVMVAGLLFLAFAFFAVGKASATRNGAQGAADAAVLAAAQDARDTLGPPFVAALMTPGGLHEFLQDYTFQTVSPCLEARRFAASNRADTTACYATYGYLQDKMHVSIRTRYPVGDTVIPGTETKYGTADATAVIEFRCTYKFKGDPGEPVSFKCDGRDGFSIDPTDFDQDAWAALSKAIFAVHLVDD, from the coding sequence ATGCTTGCGAGGAATCGCAGCGACGCAGGGCAGGCTTTCCCCATCTACGTTGTGATGGTGGCGGGCCTGCTCTTCCTCGCGTTTGCCTTCTTTGCTGTCGGTAAGGCATCGGCCACGCGTAACGGCGCCCAGGGTGCCGCGGACGCCGCTGTGCTCGCTGCGGCTCAGGACGCTCGTGACACGCTGGGCCCTCCGTTCGTCGCCGCTCTCATGACGCCGGGTGGGCTCCACGAGTTCCTGCAGGACTACACCTTCCAAACGGTATCGCCATGCCTGGAGGCGCGGCGGTTCGCTGCCTCCAACCGGGCTGACACGACAGCCTGTTACGCGACGTATGGCTACCTGCAGGACAAGATGCATGTCAGCATCCGGACCCGCTACCCGGTCGGCGACACCGTGATCCCGGGGACGGAGACCAAGTACGGCACCGCGGATGCGACTGCAGTCATCGAGTTCCGATGCACCTACAAGTTCAAAGGCGACCCGGGTGAGCCGGTGAGCTTTAAGTGTGATGGCCGGGATGGCTTCTCGATCGACCCGACTGATTTCGATCAGGATGCATGGGCCGCTCTGAGCAAGGCCATCTTCGCCGTCCACCTGGTCGACGACTGA
- a CDS encoding Flp family type IVb pilin yields MSNITLKTAVRVNGWASTAVRSIQKRYEAKDRGQTAFEYLGIILVVVAIIGAIVATGIGGAISGKITTLVDQIKAG; encoded by the coding sequence ATGTCGAACATCACCCTGAAGACCGCCGTCCGCGTCAACGGCTGGGCCAGCACCGCCGTCCGTTCCATCCAGAAGCGCTACGAGGCCAAGGACCGCGGCCAGACGGCCTTCGAGTACCTGGGCATCATCCTGGTGGTCGTGGCGATCATCGGCGCGATCGTGGCGACGGGTATCGGCGGCGCGATCAGCGGGAAGATCACCACTCTGGTGGACCAGATCAAGGCTGGCTGA
- a CDS encoding response regulator, translating into MPDDVSRASGQNWAAQNHASQHTSSHVTSLNSELSSSGFPVPQQSAASEAMPPFPAAPPVALPGPLRVVVADDNPVVRAGLGVLLSGREDIEVVAEAADGRQAYDMAVQHRPDVVLLDVRMPGVDGISALPHLVQVAPVMMLTYSRESEIVHEALRLGAGGYLVHGEFTADQLVQAVRDTKSGRAHFTATAANALLAHMRQGPGPQGGQLPEGLGTALTTGVAHQGPGYDGQGAGHVQQHGAPAHPPAPEMPSPATRPGRLAQGLSQLQPVVAQSSTTGGSAMTPNRQQYGLSSREVEVMELIASGMSNQQIAATCFISEKTVKNHINRIFTKLHSGSRSEAIARWLGTAPARGSGGHG; encoded by the coding sequence ATGCCGGACGACGTCTCCCGTGCGTCGGGCCAGAACTGGGCCGCACAGAATCACGCCTCCCAGCACACGTCCTCGCACGTCACCTCGCTCAACTCGGAGCTCAGCTCCTCCGGGTTCCCCGTCCCCCAGCAGTCCGCGGCATCCGAGGCCATGCCTCCGTTCCCCGCAGCCCCTCCGGTAGCGCTTCCCGGCCCGCTGAGGGTCGTCGTCGCCGACGACAACCCGGTGGTCCGGGCCGGTCTGGGCGTGCTGCTCTCCGGCCGTGAGGACATCGAAGTCGTGGCGGAGGCCGCGGACGGCCGCCAGGCCTACGACATGGCTGTTCAGCACCGCCCGGACGTCGTCCTGCTCGACGTTCGCATGCCTGGGGTCGACGGCATCTCCGCGCTGCCGCATCTGGTGCAGGTCGCCCCGGTCATGATGCTGACGTACAGCCGCGAGAGCGAGATCGTCCACGAGGCGCTGCGACTGGGCGCGGGCGGCTATCTGGTGCACGGGGAGTTCACGGCGGACCAACTCGTGCAGGCCGTACGGGACACCAAGAGCGGGCGGGCCCACTTCACCGCCACCGCGGCGAACGCGCTCCTGGCCCATATGCGGCAGGGCCCCGGGCCACAGGGCGGACAGCTGCCTGAGGGGCTGGGGACCGCGCTGACCACGGGCGTCGCCCACCAGGGCCCCGGCTACGACGGACAGGGCGCCGGACATGTGCAGCAACACGGTGCGCCTGCACATCCGCCGGCTCCTGAAATGCCGTCACCTGCGACGCGACCTGGCCGACTCGCGCAGGGTCTTTCGCAACTGCAACCAGTTGTGGCACAGTCTTCAACAACCGGGGGGTCGGCCATGACTCCCAACAGACAGCAGTACGGGCTGAGTTCACGGGAGGTGGAGGTCATGGAGCTGATCGCTTCCGGCATGAGCAATCAGCAGATCGCCGCCACCTGCTTCATCAGCGAGAAGACCGTCAAGAACCACATCAACCGCATCTTCACCAAGCTGCACAGCGGCAGCCGCAGCGAGGCGATCGCCCGCTGGCTCGGCACGGCGCCGGCGAGGGGGAGTGGTGGCCATGGCTGA
- a CDS encoding sensor histidine kinase yields MSFQLGSSQLGLTAEVRQAIADPGSRPAFAIQLNALQAMCRQVFGFRLAMIAIATPFAIDRTASGGATWLIGSAILATFMGSYVLFRDWERFGPVLLRHPWLLGIDALFGALLLVTATPESTLAYVTVCTPLLAGLVYGWRGAAVFAALQTLIVFGVYGTDANLEAGGATSLLLPGFCVIAGAVGVTLRNLLLRFGTASQALTETRARLAVNEAVEGERTRLAREMHDSVAKTLHGLALAADGLASSSDRMDPLTVKHQAELVARSARRAAAESRELLSDLRRDSGLDGGVDVVSELQARTDDFTRRHGLTATFRMLNGTPVPLVPQVVARQLLTVASEAMENAHRHAHPTYLIVLAGVKGDVLRVSVYDDGRGLPPGTTLDDLKRAGHFGLVGMVERAASIGARIRIGKGKAAKGTEVRLELPVAALAAGPQAPQLN; encoded by the coding sequence ATGTCTTTCCAGCTCGGCAGTTCCCAGCTCGGACTGACCGCTGAGGTACGCCAGGCGATCGCCGACCCCGGTTCGCGCCCGGCGTTCGCGATCCAGCTCAACGCGCTCCAGGCCATGTGCCGACAAGTCTTCGGCTTCAGGCTCGCGATGATCGCCATAGCCACGCCGTTCGCGATCGACCGCACGGCATCGGGCGGGGCCACCTGGCTGATCGGTTCGGCCATCCTCGCCACCTTCATGGGGTCGTACGTCCTCTTTCGCGACTGGGAACGCTTCGGCCCGGTCCTCCTGCGCCACCCCTGGCTGCTGGGCATCGACGCGCTGTTCGGAGCCCTGCTGCTGGTCACCGCCACGCCCGAGTCCACTCTCGCCTACGTCACCGTGTGTACCCCGCTGCTGGCGGGACTCGTCTACGGCTGGCGGGGCGCGGCGGTGTTCGCCGCGCTCCAGACGCTGATCGTCTTCGGCGTGTACGGCACCGATGCGAATCTGGAGGCCGGCGGCGCCACCTCGCTGCTCCTCCCCGGCTTCTGCGTGATCGCGGGCGCCGTCGGGGTCACCCTTCGCAATCTCCTCCTCCGGTTCGGCACGGCGAGCCAGGCCCTCACCGAGACCAGGGCCCGGCTGGCCGTGAACGAAGCCGTCGAGGGCGAGCGCACCCGGCTCGCCCGCGAGATGCACGATTCGGTGGCCAAGACCCTGCACGGCCTGGCGCTGGCCGCCGACGGCCTGGCCAGCTCCTCCGACCGGATGGACCCGCTCACCGTCAAGCACCAGGCCGAACTGGTCGCCCGCTCCGCCCGCCGGGCAGCGGCGGAGTCGCGGGAACTCCTCTCCGACCTGCGCCGCGACTCCGGACTCGACGGCGGTGTGGATGTTGTTTCCGAACTCCAGGCCAGGACAGACGACTTCACCCGGCGACACGGGCTCACGGCCACCTTCCGGATGCTCAACGGGACCCCGGTCCCACTCGTGCCGCAGGTGGTCGCCCGCCAGCTGCTCACCGTCGCCTCCGAAGCGATGGAGAACGCCCATCGCCATGCCCACCCGACCTATCTCATCGTGCTGGCCGGCGTGAAGGGCGATGTCCTGCGCGTCAGCGTGTACGACGACGGGCGCGGTCTGCCCCCAGGCACGACGCTCGACGACCTCAAGCGCGCCGGCCACTTCGGCCTCGTCGGCATGGTCGAACGTGCCGCGTCCATCGGTGCCCGTATCCGCATCGGCAAGGGCAAGGCGGCCAAGGGGACCGAAGTACGCCTGGAGCTTCCGGTGGCCGCTCTCGCAGCCGGTCCGCAGGCACCACAACTGAACTGA
- a CDS encoding DUF5936 domain-containing protein, with the protein MNLLLALVVGLAVFGAIAGIRMYRADAKLPGDLAIALEVGATRTSAVGSGIDRLGMRWAPMVLRMMGPKAVNKKRRQIDMAGNPGGLTIDRYAARRFVYGALGLLGAFSMILRGQLFLSLLLIGFGLFWVEVGIWSAVRVRKDHIERTLPDFLDVLAVVVSAGLGFRQALGRVADKYEGPWADELRITLRQMDMGVSRRQAFEELRKRNDSEQVAMFVTTLQQGEELGAPIVDTLIQIANDMRRTDAQNARRKAARAVPKATFAVTTFLLPGTLVLLTVGFVYGANVDFSFLTGG; encoded by the coding sequence ATGAACCTGTTGCTTGCGCTCGTCGTGGGTCTCGCGGTGTTCGGCGCCATCGCCGGCATCCGTATGTACCGGGCCGACGCCAAACTCCCCGGCGACCTCGCCATCGCCCTGGAGGTCGGCGCCACCCGCACCAGTGCGGTGGGTTCCGGCATCGACCGGCTCGGTATGCGCTGGGCCCCCATGGTGCTGCGGATGATGGGCCCCAAGGCCGTCAACAAGAAGCGCCGCCAGATCGACATGGCGGGCAACCCCGGCGGTCTGACCATCGACCGCTACGCCGCCCGCCGCTTCGTCTACGGTGCCCTCGGCCTGCTCGGGGCCTTCTCGATGATCCTGCGCGGCCAGCTCTTCCTCTCCCTTCTCCTGATCGGCTTCGGTCTGTTCTGGGTGGAGGTCGGCATCTGGTCGGCGGTCCGGGTCCGCAAGGACCACATCGAGCGGACGCTCCCCGACTTCCTCGACGTCCTGGCCGTCGTCGTCTCGGCGGGCCTCGGCTTCCGCCAGGCTCTGGGGCGCGTCGCCGACAAGTACGAGGGCCCGTGGGCCGACGAACTCCGTATCACGCTGCGCCAGATGGACATGGGCGTCAGCCGCCGCCAGGCCTTCGAGGAGCTGCGCAAGCGCAACGACTCGGAACAGGTCGCGATGTTCGTGACCACGCTCCAGCAGGGTGAGGAGCTGGGCGCCCCGATCGTCGACACGCTGATCCAGATCGCCAACGACATGCGGCGTACGGACGCCCAGAACGCCCGCCGGAAGGCCGCCAGGGCCGTTCCGAAGGCCACCTTCGCGGTCACGACCTTCCTGCTCCCGGGAACCCTGGTCCTGCTGACGGTCGGCTTCGTGTACGGAGCCAACGTCGACTTCAGCTTCCTCACGGGCGGATGA
- a CDS encoding type II secretion system F family protein, whose protein sequence is MNNLPLLTIGVTLLFGVTGVMGLHAYSGGKADRDALVDRLSHTGQIPAAGRHRRFQGVDRRLRKTGLGRKLELKLAATGLEITPGEFFVYALVAMAALWMTASSILASFFGPVAALIGLWGTNAFLNWQRTKRTERFINQLPELSRILANATQAGLALRTAISMAADEMENPAGEELARVARRLAVGEALDDAMSELTDRLPSRELVVLVTTLVLSNRAGGTVVSSLRNLTETLEERKETRREVKTQLSQVTVTAYAVPVFGFGAMLLMNAVMPGALDRMTGALIGQVAVIVSLVLYAIGFIVIRRMSRIDV, encoded by the coding sequence ATGAACAATCTCCCTCTGCTCACGATCGGCGTCACGCTGCTCTTCGGAGTGACAGGCGTCATGGGCCTGCACGCCTACTCCGGCGGGAAGGCCGACCGGGACGCCCTCGTCGACCGGCTGTCGCACACCGGCCAGATCCCGGCAGCCGGGCGACACCGCCGCTTCCAGGGCGTCGACCGCAGGCTGCGGAAGACGGGCCTGGGCCGCAAGCTGGAGCTGAAGCTCGCCGCCACGGGTCTGGAAATCACCCCGGGCGAGTTCTTCGTCTACGCGCTCGTCGCCATGGCCGCACTCTGGATGACCGCCTCGTCGATCCTCGCCAGCTTCTTCGGCCCGGTCGCGGCGCTCATCGGCCTCTGGGGTACCAACGCCTTCCTGAACTGGCAGCGGACCAAGCGCACCGAACGCTTCATCAACCAGTTGCCCGAGCTCTCCCGCATCCTCGCCAACGCCACCCAGGCCGGCCTCGCGCTGCGCACCGCCATCAGCATGGCGGCGGACGAGATGGAGAACCCGGCGGGAGAGGAACTGGCCCGTGTCGCCCGCCGCCTCGCCGTCGGCGAGGCGCTCGACGACGCGATGAGCGAGCTGACCGACCGGCTGCCGTCGCGCGAGCTCGTCGTCCTGGTGACGACCCTGGTCCTGTCCAACCGGGCCGGCGGTACGGTCGTCAGTTCGCTGCGCAACCTCACGGAGACGCTGGAGGAGCGCAAGGAGACCCGGCGTGAGGTCAAGACGCAGCTGTCACAGGTGACCGTCACCGCATACGCCGTCCCGGTCTTCGGTTTCGGCGCGATGCTCCTGATGAACGCGGTGATGCCGGGCGCACTCGACCGGATGACCGGCGCCCTCATCGGCCAGGTCGCCGTGATCGTCTCCCTCGTCCTGTACGCGATCGGATTCATCGTGATCCGCCGCATGTCCCGTATCGACGTCTGA
- a CDS encoding CpaF family protein has translation MSLRARITAPEKNSGGREDSHMVATYRAKLLEEIDLAEMSSLAAADRRARLERVLSHIISREGPVLSTVERTQLIRRVVDEALGLGILEPLLEDASITEIMVNGPDQIFVERSGKVEQLPMRFGSHEQLMQTIERIVSTVNRRVDEQNPMVDARLPSGERVNVIIPPLSLTGATLTIRRFPRAFTLQEMINVGSLDEQMLILLSGLVQAKLNIIVSGATGTGKTTLLNALSGLIPNHERIVTIEDSAELQLQQSHVIRLESRPANVEGKGQITIRDLVRNSLRMRPDRIVVGEVRGGESLDMLQAMSTGHDGSLATVHANNAEDALMRLQTLASMSEIKIPFEALHDQINSAVDVIVQLTRHADGSRKVTEIAVLDSHGRDAYRIVSVARFNAQPMAADGRIYGQFQYLPLPRKIADRLYMASQPIPQAFGVAASDEQLATREAK, from the coding sequence ATGAGCCTGCGGGCCCGCATCACCGCCCCCGAGAAGAACAGCGGGGGGCGGGAGGACAGCCACATGGTGGCGACCTACCGCGCCAAGCTGCTCGAGGAGATCGACCTCGCGGAGATGTCCTCGCTGGCCGCCGCCGACCGGCGGGCCCGCCTGGAGCGCGTACTCAGCCACATCATCAGCCGTGAGGGCCCGGTCCTCTCGACTGTCGAACGCACCCAGCTGATCCGCCGTGTCGTCGACGAGGCCCTCGGCCTCGGCATCCTGGAGCCGCTCCTCGAGGACGCGTCCATCACCGAAATCATGGTGAACGGACCGGACCAGATCTTCGTCGAGCGCAGCGGCAAGGTCGAGCAGCTCCCGATGCGGTTCGGTTCGCACGAGCAGCTCATGCAGACCATCGAGCGCATCGTGTCGACCGTCAACCGCCGTGTGGACGAGCAGAATCCGATGGTCGACGCGCGACTGCCCAGCGGTGAGCGAGTCAACGTGATCATTCCGCCGCTGTCCCTGACCGGCGCGACGCTCACCATTCGACGGTTCCCGCGTGCGTTCACGCTGCAGGAGATGATCAACGTCGGCTCGCTCGACGAGCAGATGCTGATCCTGCTGTCCGGGCTCGTCCAGGCCAAGCTCAACATCATCGTCTCCGGTGCCACCGGTACGGGTAAGACGACACTCCTCAACGCGCTCTCCGGACTGATTCCGAACCATGAGCGCATCGTCACCATCGAGGACTCCGCCGAGCTGCAGCTCCAGCAGAGCCATGTGATCCGGCTGGAGTCCCGCCCGGCGAACGTCGAGGGGAAGGGGCAGATCACCATCCGTGACCTGGTCCGTAACTCCCTGCGTATGCGGCCCGACCGGATCGTCGTCGGTGAGGTCCGTGGCGGCGAGTCGCTCGACATGCTCCAGGCGATGTCGACGGGTCACGACGGTTCGCTCGCCACCGTCCACGCCAACAACGCCGAGGACGCGCTCATGCGTCTGCAGACCCTGGCCTCGATGTCCGAGATCAAGATCCCGTTCGAGGCGCTGCACGACCAGATCAACAGCGCCGTCGACGTCATCGTCCAGCTCACCCGGCACGCAGACGGTTCCCGCAAGGTCACCGAGATCGCCGTCCTCGACTCGCACGGCCGCGACGCCTACCGCATCGTGTCCGTCGCCCGGTTCAACGCCCAGCCGATGGCCGCCGACGGGCGGATCTACGGCCAGTTCCAGTACCTCCCGCTCCCGCGCAAGATCGCCGACCGTCTCTACATGGCCAGCCAGCCCATCCCGCAGGCCTTCGGAGTCGCCGCGTCCGACGAACAGCTCGCCACCCGAGAGGCCAAGTAG
- a CDS encoding TadE/TadG family type IV pilus assembly protein: MSERTGTSRRDRGQVAIEYMGFIPLLLLVGLLAIQLGVAAYTANQAGTGARAAARTASHDMPLTLPEEAGREAMSDWLSDDRRDSSFIPSYGIDEVTYTARVKIPSVVPGLSWGYAERSSTFPRE, from the coding sequence ATGAGCGAGCGCACAGGCACATCCCGCCGCGACCGTGGCCAGGTGGCCATCGAGTACATGGGCTTCATCCCGCTGCTGCTCCTGGTGGGTCTCCTGGCGATCCAGCTGGGCGTGGCCGCGTACACGGCCAACCAGGCCGGCACGGGAGCCCGTGCGGCGGCCCGTACGGCCAGCCACGACATGCCGCTGACGCTTCCCGAAGAGGCGGGCCGGGAAGCGATGAGCGACTGGCTGAGCGACGACCGCAGGGACTCGAGTTTCATCCCGAGCTATGGCATCGACGAGGTGACCTACACCGCACGCGTCAAGATCCCCTCCGTCGTTCCTGGACTCAGCTGGGGATACGCCGAGCGAAGCTCCACCTTCCCTCGGGAGTGA
- a CDS encoding TadE/TadG family type IV pilus assembly protein, producing MAATEMRGLRIRRRRDGDSFREQDRGQTAIEFVGVTPLIILLLIALWQCALIGYTFSLASNAADEAARAGTGAEYLPTLACKRAAREDLPDAWESKSRTDCRATPTLYKAEVSLKVPVLVPGVLNWPMTITGEAASPTEG from the coding sequence ATGGCAGCCACCGAGATGAGAGGCCTGAGGATACGGAGGAGGCGTGACGGTGATTCCTTCCGTGAGCAAGATCGCGGCCAGACCGCGATCGAGTTCGTGGGCGTCACGCCGCTGATCATCCTGTTACTGATCGCGCTCTGGCAGTGCGCGCTGATCGGCTACACGTTCAGCCTGGCGTCGAACGCGGCTGACGAGGCGGCCAGAGCGGGTACCGGGGCCGAGTACCTTCCGACGCTGGCCTGCAAGCGCGCGGCCAGGGAGGACCTGCCAGACGCCTGGGAAAGCAAGTCGAGAACGGACTGCCGGGCGACGCCCACTCTGTACAAGGCCGAGGTCAGCCTGAAGGTGCCGGTCCTGGTGCCGGGCGTACTCAACTGGCCGATGACGATCACCGGCGAAGCCGCGTCGCCGACGGAGGGCTGA
- a CDS encoding AAA family ATPase, whose translation MTTRILPAVGDPDAARSVTTLLSQLPDAEPAAPVGDSTQLIDTLARLAGESLDELPEVVLVHERIGPVPALELIREVSLRFPAIGVVLITADASPGLFSAAMESGARGLVTLPVSYEELANRVQSAAQWSVGVRRHLGSGGDVFTGPGGTVITVSGAKGGVGATVTAVQLALASQASGQTVALVDMDLQSGDIASYLDVQFRRSIVDLAAIADISPRVLSDAVFSHSTGLALLLAPGEGERGEEVSDRSARQIVSALRSRYEVVVIDCGSQLQGAGAAAIEMADTAVLVTTPDVIAVRGAKRTVRMWERLQIRKAEETLTLVNRFIRNTEIQPPLIEKITGTRMANTAVPANFKELQGAVDAGRMHELDAKSTVKQALWGLAGELGIVKLPAGADRSGGKNAGKFKNDRGSIGRPRRRRDGDSGGRGTTEGTR comes from the coding sequence ATGACCACAAGGATCCTCCCGGCCGTCGGTGACCCCGACGCGGCCAGATCCGTCACCACCCTGCTCAGCCAGCTTCCCGACGCAGAGCCGGCCGCACCGGTCGGCGACTCGACGCAGCTCATCGACACCCTCGCCCGCCTCGCGGGTGAGTCGCTCGACGAGCTGCCCGAGGTCGTGCTGGTCCATGAGCGGATCGGTCCGGTGCCGGCTCTGGAGCTGATCCGGGAGGTATCCCTGCGCTTCCCCGCCATCGGGGTCGTGCTGATCACCGCGGATGCCAGCCCCGGGCTGTTCTCCGCGGCGATGGAATCGGGCGCCCGTGGCCTGGTCACCCTGCCGGTGAGCTACGAGGAACTCGCCAACCGGGTCCAGTCCGCCGCCCAGTGGTCGGTCGGGGTACGCCGTCACCTGGGCAGCGGAGGTGACGTCTTCACCGGCCCCGGCGGCACCGTCATCACCGTGAGCGGCGCCAAGGGCGGTGTGGGGGCGACCGTCACGGCGGTCCAACTCGCCCTGGCGTCACAGGCGTCGGGGCAAACCGTCGCGCTGGTCGACATGGACCTCCAGTCCGGCGACATCGCCTCGTACCTCGACGTGCAGTTCCGGCGCTCCATCGTCGACCTGGCGGCGATCGCCGACATATCGCCCCGCGTCCTGTCCGACGCCGTGTTCAGCCACAGCACGGGGCTCGCCCTGCTGCTGGCGCCCGGCGAGGGTGAGCGCGGCGAGGAGGTCAGCGACCGGTCGGCCCGCCAGATCGTCAGCGCGCTGCGTTCGCGGTACGAGGTGGTGGTCATCGACTGCGGCAGTCAGCTCCAGGGCGCCGGCGCGGCAGCCATCGAAATGGCCGACACGGCGGTGCTGGTCACCACCCCGGACGTGATCGCGGTGCGCGGCGCGAAGCGCACCGTACGGATGTGGGAGCGACTCCAGATCCGTAAGGCGGAGGAGACGCTCACGCTCGTCAACCGGTTCATCCGCAACACCGAGATCCAGCCGCCGCTGATCGAGAAGATCACCGGGACCCGGATGGCGAACACGGCGGTTCCCGCGAACTTCAAGGAACTCCAGGGCGCCGTCGACGCGGGCCGGATGCACGAACTCGACGCCAAGAGCACCGTGAAGCAGGCGCTCTGGGGCCTGGCCGGAGAGCTGGGGATCGTGAAACTCCCCGCCGGCGCAGACAGGAGCGGCGGGAAGAACGCCGGAAAGTTCAAGAACGACCGAGGCTCCATCGGACGCCCGCGCAGACGGCGCGACGGTGACTCCGGGGGCCGTGGGACGACCGAGGGGACACGTTGA
- the cpaB gene encoding Flp pilus assembly protein CpaB produces the protein MNSRQRRGVILLLLSVLCAFGAFAGVLSVISDVNSKVGPEVSAYQLKSDIAPYTALSSGQFEKIKMPKRWLSTNAVTDLSEVNGKIAVTQLRKGSLLQSDMMQKSPELQPGEQEIAIMIDAATGVAGKITPGATVNIYATFAGEQDGAPSQSKVIVSNAKVLDVGKLTALEPGRDAKSNMGTEAVPITFALNTLDTQRIAYAESFAEHVRLALLASGSDSTIRPGDRTYTLDKDK, from the coding sequence ATGAACTCCCGCCAGCGCCGCGGCGTGATACTCCTGCTCCTGTCAGTCCTGTGCGCCTTCGGCGCCTTCGCCGGCGTGCTCTCGGTGATCAGTGACGTCAACTCGAAGGTCGGCCCCGAGGTGTCGGCCTACCAGCTGAAGTCCGACATCGCCCCCTACACGGCGCTGTCCTCCGGACAGTTCGAGAAGATCAAGATGCCGAAGCGCTGGCTGTCGACCAACGCCGTGACCGACCTCTCCGAAGTCAACGGGAAGATCGCCGTCACACAGCTGCGCAAGGGCTCGCTGCTCCAGTCGGACATGATGCAGAAGAGTCCCGAACTGCAGCCCGGTGAGCAGGAGATCGCCATCATGATCGACGCCGCCACCGGTGTCGCCGGCAAGATCACCCCCGGTGCGACGGTCAACATCTACGCCACGTTCGCCGGCGAGCAGGACGGCGCCCCGTCCCAGTCGAAGGTCATCGTCTCCAACGCCAAGGTGCTGGACGTCGGCAAGCTGACCGCCCTGGAGCCCGGCCGGGACGCCAAGTCGAACATGGGTACCGAGGCCGTCCCCATCACGTTCGCGCTCAACACGCTCGACACCCAGCGCATCGCCTACGCCGAGTCCTTCGCGGAGCACGTACGCCTCGCGCTCCTGGCCTCCGGCAGCGACAGCACCATTCGACCGGGCGACCGCACCTACACGCTCGACAAGGACAAGTGA